One stretch of Diorhabda carinulata isolate Delta chromosome 5, icDioCari1.1, whole genome shotgun sequence DNA includes these proteins:
- the LOC130894122 gene encoding flap endonuclease 1 has translation MGILNLTKLLADVAPQALKENELKTYFGRKVAIDASMCLYQFLIAVRAEGAQLTSSDGETTSHLLGTFHRTIRLIENGLKPVYVFDGKPPEMKSGELSKRQEKRVEAQKALDKATETGDAADVDKFNRRLVKVTKQHAVEVKELLKIMGVPYIDAPCEAEAQCAAMVKAGLVYATATEDMDALTFGSKVLLRHLTFSEARKMPIQEIHLDKVLEGLQLKQEEFIDLCILLGCDYTDSIRGIGPKRAIELIQKHKSIENIIKNIDKEKYVVPENWNYEGARDLFRNPEVSEVPETELKWSEPNEEKLIKFLCGDKNFSEDRVRNGCKKLMKARGNSTQSRLDGFFTVLSTTPAKRKVEDKKNTPNKRGKAGTGKGRGRGK, from the exons atgggaattttaaatttaaccAAATTGTTAGCTGATGTAGCTCCTCAAGCGTTAAAAGAAAATGAACTCAAAAcatattttg gaAGGAAAGTAGCAATAGATGCTTCTATGTGTCTATACCAATTTCTAATTGCAGTCCGAGCAGAAGGGGCTCAATTAACATCGTCCGACGGAGAAACAACATCACATCTTTTAG GTACATTTCATCGAACTATACGCTTAATCGAAAACGGTTTAAAGCCGGTGTACGTGTTCGATGGGAAACCTCCAGAGATGAAATCCGGAGAACTCAGTAAAAGACAAGAGAAGAGAGTTGAAGCTCAAAAAGCTCTCGATAAGGCTACGGAAACTGGTGATGCTGCCGACGTTGATAAATTCAATAGAAGGTTAGTAAAAGTTACCAAACAACACGCTGTAGAAGTTAAagaacttttaaaaattatggGAGTACCTTACATAGATGCTCCTTGCGAAGCCGAGGCTCAATGCGCTGCAATGGTTAAAGCTGGTCTTGTGTACGCCACTGCTACGGAAGATATGGATGCATTGACTTTTGGTTCAAAG GTTTTATTGAGGCACTTGACTTTTAGTGAAGCAAGGAAAATGCCAATACAAGAAATTCATTTGGATAAGGTTTTAGAAGGCTTGCAGTTGAAGCAAGAAGAA TTCATCGACTTGTGTATATTATTGGGTTGTGATTACACGGATAGTATCAGAGGTATAGGACCGAAGAGAGCGATTGAATTGATTCAAAAGCACAAAAGcatcgaaaatattataaaaaacatcgacaaggaaaaatatgttgtaccagaaaactgGAATTACGAAGGTGCCAGAGATTTATTTAGGAACCCCGAAGTATCTGAAGTACCAGAAACCGAG ttgaaatGGAGTGAACCGAAcgaagaaaaactaataaaattccTTTGCGGCGATAAGAATTTCAGCGAAGATAGGGTGAGAAACGGgtgtaaaaaattaatgaaagcCAGAGGGAATTCGACGCAATCGAGATTGGACGGGTTCTTTACTGTCCTTTCCACCACACCGGCGAAGAGGAAAGTTGAAGATAAGAAAAATACACCAAATAAAAGAGGTAAAGCTGGTACGGGAAAAGGAAGAGGcagaggaaaataa
- the LOC130894119 gene encoding VPS35 endosomal protein-sorting factor-like: MTENIVEWKTSIPCHNIAIRSPLIPVNEHPLKSIVTERLARRILVPISGNDGTPFSNNPISLLEPLTLALKQLDPLSEFALQEMDPLSKMVAEANYELSLPKNKSKDSENNLFHQIEPWHSRRTFILNKYTTSEKLSIITSFLSEGDKVTVKAQSTVVDKVQYRLKQLDSFEEGSQQKLDLSQAEYISKIDQLNKELVMAWNTEQRVKALKIAIQCAKLLGDTEVLHFYPSKFVLITDILDTFGKLVFDRLRTKSTYVKPGSITPTSLPDDFTPDMVPDTAKETCLNWFYKIASIRELVPRLYIEIALLNSYRFISTHECAESLNRMTNMINGIGNPLVAVYVRCYLCKVGITISNEKSDFGFLLGNFTGFLDTYQHLFSRSVKRELDKQNMPISSYMTLYTPALDFILETINCVVNETYLPNLLAVCRKQKNSSLILNTIMSGFKPVYVSERTLEFLGIINECSDGGVPLYILLRTLGLCVTISPPPIEQRKDILNIVWGYIGSFTEPNEYVACVEAWVPFVVQCFTSRELNYVLGDIIEHLTPNRNFEKHYNELKIIISKIVAQFQDFEMLLIMDNFLPIVDLFQEECVRVEVCKNILTTCNGQYKTNDPVITNALMFLCGILHDSVNALTPEDEYKQIGEIVCNILRKVNYGRDFEKQLNFFVEARAAFSNIDTILVELVQQVNTLSVNTRQIVKGMHTRKTGDFVRACAAYCFITIPSILSTKVRLELYLVSAQVAIFNQCLGQADACLKAALSIIPDLEDSSSKPESFIVAYIKKFLSVLLVVPDNPDRGVLGLTRSLLNVIRQLDWDKQACNLGLLYINVLDLLSVFAQEEYPYHADKVESNDALYGSDLKFINEINNMCSIIVREILNLLKDLGNCRKQVQIAIELFVRIAIRSDLDIKQTNTLALNLWQLCSRSGYTDSEYMVKTKEYLKRRSEITNNRQLHLLVDKLVT; the protein is encoded by the exons ATGACTGAAAACATCGTTGAATG gaaaacaTCAATACCCTGCCATAACATTGCGATTAGGTCACCCCTTATTCCAGTTaatgaacatccattgaaatCTATA gTTACAGAAAGATTAGCTAGAAGAATTTTAGTACCAATATCTGGAAATGATGGAACTCCATTTAGTAATAACCCTATATCCCTATTGGAACCTTTGACCTTAGCACTGAAACAACTTGATCCTTTGTCCGAATTTGCTCTCCAAGAAATGGATCCTTTATCAAAAATGGTTGCAGAG GCTAATTATGAACTTTCgttaccaaaaaacaaaagcaaagactctgaaaataatttgttccaTCAAATAGAACCCTGGCATTCGAGGAGaacttttatattgaataaatacacAACTTCGGAGAAATTATCCATAATTACCAGTTTTTTGTCCGAAGGGGACAAAG TAACAGTTAAAGCTCAAAGTACAGTCGTCGATAAAGTTCAGTATAGATTGAAACAATTGGACTCATTCGAAGAAGGGTCACAACAAAAACTGGATCTTTCTCAAGCAgagtatatttcaaaaatagatcAGCTGAACAAAGAATTGGTGATGGCTTGGAATACTGAACAGAGAGTTAAAGCTCTCAAAATAGCGATTCAGTGCGCGAAATTACTGGGAGATACGGAAGTTCTGCATTTTTATCCCAGTAAATTTGTTCTTATCACAGATATCTTGGATACGTTTGGGAAACTCGTTTTTGACAGGTTAAGAACGAAATCTACTTATGTTAA GCCTGGTTCTATTACTCCCACATCTCTACCGGACGATTTTACACCAGATATGGTTCCCGATACCGCCAAAGAAACCTGCCTCAATTGGTTTTACAAAATTGCCTCGATAAGGGAACTAGTCCCAAGGTTATATATCGAAATAGCACTGCTGAACTCCTACCGTTTCATATCCACCCA CGAATGTGCCGAAAGTCTCAACAGAATGACCAACATGATAAACGGAATAGGTAACCCCCTAGTGGCGGTTTACGTTAGATGTTACCTGTGTAAAGTTGGTATAACGATTTCCAACGAAAAATCCGATttcggtttcttattgggaaacTTCACTGGATTTCTAGATACCTATCAACAT CTTTTCAGCCGCAGCGTCAAAAGGGAATTAGATAAACAGAACATGCCAATTTCCAGTTACATGACTTTATACACCCCAGCTTTGGATTTTATATTGGAAACAATTAATTGCGTTGTAAACGAAACTTACTTACCTAACTTACTAGCCGTATgcagaaaacaaaaaaacag ttcTCTTATTTTGAATACGATTATGTCGGGGTTTAAACCGGTTTACGTATCGGAAAGAACTTTGGAATTTTTGGGGATAATAAATGAATGTTCAGATGGTGGTGTACCCCTGTATATATTATTGAGAACGTTGGGATTGTGCGTTACGATTTCTCCTCCTCCGATCGAACAGAGGAAggatattttgaatattgtttgGGGGTATATCGGTTCGTTTACCGAACCGAATGAGTATGTAGCTTGCGTGGAGGCCTGGGTACCGTTTGTCGTACAATGTTTTAcg AGTAGAGAATTGAATTACGTATTGGGAGACATAATTGAACATTTAACACCGaacagaaatttcgaaaaacacTATAacgaattgaaaattattatatcgAAAATTGTGGCCCAATTTCAAGACTTTGAAATGCTACTCATAATG GATAATTTTTTACCGATAGTCGATCTTTTTCAAGAAGAATGTGTTAGAGTGGAagtatgtaaaaatattttaaccacATGTAACGGTCAATACAAAACCAACGATCCAGTGATAACGAACGCTCTGATGTTTTTGTGCGGTATTCTACACGATTCGGTCAACGCCCTTACACCCGAAGACGAGTATAAACAAATAGGGGAAATTGTTTGTAACATTTTGAGAAAAGTTAATTACGGAAGGgactttgaaaaacaattgaattttttcgtcGAAGCGAGAGCGGCGTTTTCCAATATCGATACAATTTTGGTCGAACTCGTACAg CAAGTCAATACGCTGTCTGTTAATACCAGACAGATAGTGAAAGGAATGCACACTAGAAAAACTGGTGATTTTGTAAGAGCCTGCGCCGCTTATTGTTTCATAACAATTCCATCGATATTATCGACaaaagttaggttagaattGTATTTAGTTTCGGCACAGGTTGCTATATTCAATCAATGTTTAGGACAAG CTGACGCGTGTTTAAAGGCTGCGTTGTCAATAATACCCGACTTGGAAGACTCCTCTTCGAAACCGGAATCGTTTATTGTagcttatataaaaaaatttttatcggtTCTACTCGTAGTACCGGATAACCCCGATAGAGGAGTGTTAGGTTTAACGAGATCGTTATTAAATGTGATAAGACAATTAGATTGGGATAAACAAGCGTGCAATTTGGGTTTATTGTATATCAACGTTTTAGACCTCTTATCGGTATTCGCTCAAGAAGAATATCCATACCACGCCGATAAGG ttgaaTCTAACGATGCTCTCTACGGATCCGATCTCAAATTTATAAACGAAATTAACAATATGTGTTCGATTATTGTGAGGGAAATATTGAATCTATTGAAAGATCTGGGTAATTGTAGGAAACAAGTTCAGATCGCTATCGAATTGTTCGTTCGAATTGCCATAAGAAGTGATCTCGATATTAAGCAAACGAACACGTTAGCTTTGAACTTGTGGCAACTATGTTCAAGAAGCGGTTACACTGATAGTGAATATATG gttaaaacaaaagaatacTTGAAGAGAAGAAGTGAAATTACGAATAATAGACAACTACATCTTTTAGTTGATAAATTGGTCActtga
- the LOC130894121 gene encoding adenosine deaminase 2-like, with protein sequence MIVDIPVPVFRIGSIIVIFVQLTVSYTMSSESYNYTEERNKILQEERMKFIGNDLILTDNEMKANEIILKVKKTELNEGYDNESTFLASQHFFKAKNKIERSEMFNIIKKIPKGGSLHTHYLSGVSADFIINNITHRKNIYGCDLNGVFKLRFFEDATNDTTCNWKKLEDYRKENSNFDDWLRKQLILDVENPYKEYPTADSVWAKFKKIFSTQYDMVCYKPVFELFIYQLLNELYSDNVIYTELRGTFMPLYELNGKIYNSKEFMKIFINTVERFKKNFPDFVGVRYIHSVYRGLTIENLTLQLDELTELKKLFPNFVAGFDLIGREEEGHCLFEIHQLLSKYSENLKFYFHAGETNWFGHTDLNIIDAVLLNSSRIGHGFGLNKHPVVTRLAKDKNICVELCPISNQVLMLISDPRNHPMIGLMAEGFPVVICNDDPSAWETIGLSYDWYVAFMAMTSENDGIRVLKQFALNSILYSAMEDEEKEVAVRIWEKSWQEFIDYIILHHK encoded by the coding sequence ATGATTGTCGATATACCCGTGCCAGTATTTAGAATCGGCAGTATAATCGTGATATTCGTACAATTAACTGTATCGTATACGATGTCGAGTGAAAGTTACAATTATACcgaagaaagaaataaaattttacaagaaGAAAGAATGAAATTCATAGGAAACGATTTAATTCTAACAGACAACGAAATGAAAGCGAACGAGATcattttaaaagtgaaaaaaaccGAGTTAAACGAAGGTTACGATAACGAATCGACTTTTTTGGCTtcccaacatttttttaaagcaaaaaataaaatagaacgATCCGAAATgtttaacataataaaaaaaataccgaAAGGCGGTTCGTTGCATACTCATTATCTATCCGGAGTATCGGCagattttattatcaacaatattacacacagaaaaaatatttatggatGCGATTTGAACGGTGTTTTTAAATTACGTTTTTTCGAAGACGCTACAAATGATACGACTTGCAATTGGAAAAAACTGGAAGATTATAGGaaagaaaattctaatttcgaCGATTGGTTACGGAAGCAATTGATATTAGATGTGGAAAATCCGTACAAAGAGTATCCAACGGCGGATTCGGTATGggcgaaatttaaaaaaatttttagcacGCAATACGACATGGTATGTTATAAACCTGTTTTCGAACTATTCATTTATCAACTTCTAAATGAACTTTATTCAGATAACGTCATCTACACGGAATTACGAGGTACTTTCATGCCTTTATACGAATTGAATGGTAAAATTTACAACAGTAaggaatttatgaaaattttcataaacacAGTGgaaaggtttaaaaaaaattttcccgATTTCGTGGGAGTTCGGTATATACATTCGGTTTATCGAGGTCTGACGATCGAAAATTTGACATTACAACTCGACGAACTTacggaattgaaaaaattgtttccgAATTTCGTGGCCGGTTTCGATTTGATAGGTCGAGAAGAGGAAGGTCACTGTCTATTTGAAATCCATCAACTTTTATCGAAATACAGcgaaaatttgaagttttattttcacGCCGGAGAAACTAACTGGTTCGGGCATACCGATCTAAATATAATCGACGCTGTACTTTTGAACAGTTCCCGAATCGGTCACGGTTTCGGTTTGAACAAACATCCTGTAGTGACGCGGTTGGCTAAAGATAAAAACATTTGCGTGGAATTGTGTCCGATTTCTAATCAAGTTTTGATGTTGATATCGGATCCCAGGAATCATCCGATGATCGGTTTGATGGCGGAAGGGTTTCCCGTGGTAATATGTAACGACGACCCTTCGGCATGGGAAACCATAGGTTTGAGTTACGATTGGTACGTCGCGTTTATGGCGATGACTTCCGAAAACGATGGGATACGAGTATTGAAGCAGTTCGCtttaaattctattttgtaCAGCGCCATGGAAGATGAAGAAAAGGAAGTTGCTGTTCGGATATGGGAGAAAAGTTGGCAGgaatttattgattatataattttacaccataaataa
- the LOC130894123 gene encoding methyltransferase-like 26, which translates to MNFMKQYAPEALVKMSQKINFPSADRNKGPILEVLQKFIDKDKEGKLLEISSGTGQHAAHFAPHFPKLTFQPTENEPSLLDSIRAYAADTPTKNVKHPLLINVVDDWTKWNVSNDFDYALNVNMIHVTPFSCSIGLFKNVSAVLKPGGLLFTYGAYANNGVLEPQSNRDFDKSIRQRDPNCGVRDIQDLIKISEPYGIKLNEIFDMPANNKCLIWQKFK; encoded by the exons ATGAACTTTATGAAACAATACGCTCCAGAAGCTCTAGTAAAAATGAg ccAGAAAATAAACTTTCCGTCAGCAGATAGAAACAAAGGTCCCATTTTAGAAGTACTCCAGAAGTTTATCGATAAAGATAAAGAAGGAAAACTTCTGGAAATATCTTCGGGAACTGGTCAACATGCGGCACATTTCGCCCCCCATTTTCCCAAACTAACTTTCCAACCGACAGAAAACGAACCATCGCTTTTGGATAGTATTCGAGCTTACGCTGCAGATACTCCAACGAAAAATGTGAAACATCCGCTTTTAATCAACGTTGTCGACGATTGGACAAAATGGAATGTGTCCAACGATTTCGATTACGCTCTTAACGTGAACATGATTCACGTGACGCCGTTTTCTTGTTCGATAGGACTTTTCAAAAATGTCAGTGCGGTACTTAAACCAGGAGGGTTGCTTTTTACGTATGGCGCTTACGCTAACAACGGGGTTCTAGAACCACAATCAAATAGAGATTTTGATAAAAGTATAAGACAGAGAGACCCTAATTGCGGTGTAAGGGATATACAggatttgattaaaatttcaGAACCATACGGTATTAAGCTTAACGAGATATTCGACATGCCGGctaataataaatgtttaatatggcaaaagtttaaataa
- the LOC130894125 gene encoding LHFPL tetraspan subfamily member 2 protein — MLYVIVTARSLLWVLTSLFSTLLMLSAFLSPSWLLSAPETVYFGNETVTYRPSVGVYAKCSKPIGFEHPVCTLLALRGLATESFIYPTPWKAATVFLALGLSIMSLTVCTGLLSCCFQSIFKKSIFNVSGAAQAIAGICYIIGVMLHPMAWGSERVQKLCGRETSAFYPDKCSIGIGLWLAIIATVLTFVCSCLSLPAEKSTSSDKVQDKIYEGQTLICLT; from the exons ATGTTATACGTAATAGTAACGGCCCGTAGTCTATTATGGGTACTTACTAGTCTTTTTTCTACGCTCCTAATGCTCAGTGCCTTTCTAAGCCCTTCATGGCTTCTATCGGCACCCGAAACTGTTTATTTTGGTAACGAAACTGTCACTTATAGACCGAGCGTAGGTGTTTATGCTAAATGTAGTAAACCCATCGGATTTGAGCATCCCGTGTGTACACTTTTAGCACTTAGAGGATTAGCTACAGAATCTTTTATATACCCCACACCATGGAAAGCCGCTACGGTATTTCTAGCGTTAG GCTTATCAATTATGTCTCTTACTGTATGTACTGGTCTACTGAGTTGCTGTTTTCAAAGTATATTCAAGAAAAGTATATTCAACGTATCTGGAGCGGCACAAGCAATTGCAG gAATTTGTTATATAATTGGAGTTATGTTACACCCTATGGCTTGGGGTAGCGAAAGAGTACAAAAACTTTGCGGTAGAGAAACATCCGCATTTTATCCCGATAAATGCAGTATAGGAATAGGACTTTGGTTAGCTATAATAGCGACAGTACTAACTTTCGTTTGTTCGTGTTTATCTCTACCAGCTGAAAAATCTACCAGCAGTGATAAAGTCCAAGATAAAATTTACGAAGGGCAGACTTTGATATGTTTGACATAA